Proteins co-encoded in one Flavobacterium fluviale genomic window:
- a CDS encoding nucleotide pyrophosphohydrolase — MDLKNAQLDVDTWIKEHGVRYFNELTNMAQLTEEVGEVARIIARRYGEQSEKESDKNKDLGEELADVVFVVLCLANQTGIDLQAAFDKKMDLKSVRDKDRHKNNDKLK; from the coding sequence ATGGATTTAAAAAATGCCCAATTAGATGTTGATACCTGGATAAAAGAACATGGTGTTCGTTATTTTAACGAATTAACAAACATGGCTCAATTAACAGAGGAAGTTGGAGAAGTAGCAAGAATCATTGCGCGCAGATACGGAGAACAATCTGAAAAAGAAAGCGATAAAAACAAAGATTTGGGTGAAGAATTAGCCGATGTTGTTTTCGTGGTTTTATGTCTGGCCAATCAAACGGGAATCGATTTACAAGCGGCTTTTGATAAAAAAATGGACTTAAAATCGGTTAGAGATAAAGATCGTCATAAAAACAACGATAAATTAAAATAA
- a CDS encoding penicillin acylase family protein encodes MKRFKKFLLVLLLLIIAIGVGLCAYIFHLKPKYEGELDLKNIQEETTVYFDEFGIPHIYANSEKDAMTALGYVHAQERLWQMELLRRIAPGRLSEIFGSVALQNDQFFAGIGIEEASAKAIAKLDKNSESYKLTQAYLDGINQYLEEGTTPIEFTLVGVKKQKFTIKDVYNIFGYMSFSFAMAQKTDPLLTDIKNKYGAEYLKDLGIEGEFNTTRIQISKEKTEEYSEIAKSVAAMLDQSPIPPFIGSNSWVVGPHKSKSGKVIFANDPHIGFSQPATWYEAHIVTPKQELYGCYLAGTPFPLLAHNRDYAYGLTMFENDDIDFYQEKNKAGDPSQYKTPNGFASYETRKKVIKVKDTSDVVLTVKSTRHGPIMNDLIERLDKKFPIAMSWTYTKEPIQILDAAYGLSHAKNKEDFKKAVSLIAAPGLNVMYGDAKGNVGWWASGKLYKHKEGVNTHLILDGSTGNDDITEYLDFDKNPSAENPKWGYVYSANNQPEAIDNGYLYPGYYLPEDRAKRIAGLMDAKSDWDKEAVSKMIYDNTSDVAVDVVKNLISNIDPNSISAAEKEAIKVLKSWKGSNNLEDAAPTIYNKWIYLYLKNTFEDEMGKENFNLFLGISVGKQVIANQIKNENSVWWDNIKTKNVKETRKQIVSKSFHDAIISLQNQLGNTVSDWKWGEVHTVEHEHPLGKVAALRRLFNVGPFNSPGSNEVINNLFFGFNDEGKYYTKGGPSTRRIVDFSDIENSWSILPTGQSGNPFSKHYDDQAEMYNDGKFRKMKLNKEEIIKTSTKLIFKPKR; translated from the coding sequence ATGAAAAGATTTAAAAAATTTCTGCTGGTTTTATTACTACTTATAATTGCAATTGGAGTTGGTTTATGCGCGTATATTTTTCATTTAAAACCGAAATACGAAGGAGAATTAGATCTAAAAAATATTCAAGAAGAAACCACAGTTTATTTTGATGAATTTGGTATTCCGCACATCTATGCCAATTCCGAAAAAGATGCTATGACAGCGCTGGGGTATGTTCATGCGCAGGAAAGATTATGGCAGATGGAATTACTTCGCAGAATTGCGCCGGGAAGATTGTCTGAAATCTTCGGCTCAGTTGCACTTCAAAATGATCAGTTTTTTGCAGGAATTGGTATTGAAGAAGCTTCCGCGAAAGCGATTGCCAAATTGGATAAAAACAGTGAAAGTTATAAATTAACACAAGCTTATTTGGACGGAATTAATCAATATTTGGAAGAAGGAACTACACCAATTGAATTTACTTTGGTTGGCGTAAAAAAGCAGAAGTTCACTATAAAGGACGTTTATAATATATTTGGTTATATGTCTTTCAGTTTTGCAATGGCACAGAAAACAGATCCTTTATTAACAGATATTAAAAATAAATATGGTGCTGAATATTTGAAAGATTTAGGAATTGAAGGGGAATTTAACACAACTCGAATTCAAATCTCCAAAGAAAAAACAGAAGAGTATTCAGAAATCGCAAAATCTGTTGCAGCAATGCTGGATCAATCGCCTATTCCTCCATTTATTGGAAGCAACAGTTGGGTTGTTGGTCCTCATAAATCTAAAAGCGGTAAAGTAATTTTTGCAAACGATCCGCATATAGGATTTTCGCAGCCTGCAACTTGGTACGAAGCTCATATCGTAACACCAAAACAGGAACTTTATGGCTGTTATCTTGCAGGAACTCCATTTCCGTTACTGGCTCACAATCGTGACTATGCTTACGGTTTAACAATGTTTGAAAATGATGACATCGACTTTTATCAAGAAAAGAATAAAGCTGGAGATCCAAGTCAATATAAAACTCCAAATGGTTTTGCATCTTATGAAACCAGAAAAAAAGTAATTAAAGTTAAAGATACTTCGGATGTTGTTTTAACGGTTAAATCAACACGTCACGGACCAATTATGAATGACTTAATCGAGCGTTTAGATAAGAAATTTCCAATCGCAATGTCTTGGACTTATACGAAGGAGCCAATTCAGATTTTAGATGCGGCTTACGGGCTTTCTCATGCAAAAAACAAAGAAGATTTTAAGAAAGCAGTGAGCTTAATCGCTGCGCCTGGGCTAAATGTTATGTATGGCGATGCTAAAGGAAATGTTGGATGGTGGGCAAGCGGTAAACTGTATAAACACAAAGAAGGCGTAAATACACATTTGATTTTAGACGGTTCAACTGGTAATGATGATATTACAGAATATCTGGATTTTGATAAAAATCCTTCAGCAGAAAACCCGAAATGGGGTTATGTTTATTCTGCCAATAATCAGCCTGAAGCTATTGATAATGGTTATTTGTATCCAGGGTATTACCTGCCTGAAGATCGTGCAAAAAGAATTGCAGGATTAATGGATGCAAAATCCGATTGGGATAAAGAAGCAGTGAGTAAAATGATTTATGACAATACTTCTGATGTTGCCGTTGATGTGGTTAAGAATTTGATTTCGAATATTGATCCTAACTCCATTTCAGCAGCAGAAAAAGAAGCCATAAAGGTTTTAAAATCATGGAAAGGAAGCAATAATTTAGAAGACGCTGCGCCAACGATTTACAACAAGTGGATTTATTTATATCTAAAAAATACTTTTGAAGACGAAATGGGGAAAGAAAACTTCAATCTCTTTTTAGGAATTTCTGTTGGAAAACAAGTTATTGCCAATCAAATTAAAAATGAAAATTCGGTTTGGTGGGATAATATTAAAACCAAAAATGTAAAAGAAACTAGAAAACAAATTGTGTCAAAATCTTTTCACGATGCAATTATATCCTTACAAAATCAATTAGGAAATACCGTTTCCGATTGGAAATGGGGAGAAGTACATACCGTTGAGCACGAACATCCTTTAGGAAAAGTGGCAGCGCTTCGAAGATTATTTAATGTTGGGCCATTTAATTCGCCAGGTTCAAATGAGGTAATCAATAATTTATTCTTCGGATTTAACGACGAAGGAAAATATTATACAAAAGGCGGACCTTCAACCAGAAGAATTGTAGATTTCTCTGATATCGAAAACAGCTGGAGCATTTTGCCTACCGGACAATCTGGAAATCCGTTTAGTAAACATTACGATGACCAAGCCGAAATGTACAATGATGGAAAGTTTAGAAAAATGAAATTGAATAAAGAAGAAATCATAAAAACTTCAACAAAACTGATTTTTAAACCGAAGAGGTAG
- the queA gene encoding tRNA preQ1(34) S-adenosylmethionine ribosyltransferase-isomerase QueA: MKLSHFNFNLPKELLAEFPAENRDESRLMVIDRKKNTIEHKMFKDVINYFDDGDVLILNNTKVFPARLYGNKEKTGARIEVFLLRELNSEQRLWDVLVDPARKIRIGNKLYFGDDDSLVAEVIDNTTSRGRTLRFLYDGSYEEFRNKLTELGETPIPKYINREVTAEDAERYQTIYAKEEGAVAAPTAGLHFSKHLLKKLEIKGVNFAEVTLHVGLGTFNPVEVEDLSKHKMDSEELIINQQACDIVNEAKAKKKRICAVGTTSMRAIESSVSSQNTLNPYEGWTNKFIFPPHDFSIANCMITNFHTPKSTLLMMISAFCGHDLMKKAYDEAIKEGYKFYSYGDAMLIL, from the coding sequence ATGAAATTATCACACTTCAATTTCAATTTACCGAAAGAACTTTTGGCTGAATTTCCAGCAGAGAACAGAGATGAATCTCGTTTAATGGTAATTGATCGTAAAAAAAACACTATCGAACATAAAATGTTTAAAGACGTTATCAACTATTTTGATGATGGAGACGTTTTAATTCTTAATAATACAAAAGTTTTCCCTGCACGTTTGTACGGAAACAAAGAAAAAACTGGGGCTAGAATTGAGGTTTTCTTATTAAGAGAATTAAATTCTGAGCAGCGCCTTTGGGACGTTTTAGTAGATCCTGCTAGAAAAATCCGTATTGGTAATAAACTTTATTTTGGTGACGATGATTCATTAGTTGCTGAGGTAATTGATAATACAACTTCTCGTGGTAGAACTTTACGTTTCTTATACGATGGGTCTTACGAAGAATTCAGAAACAAATTGACAGAACTTGGAGAAACTCCAATTCCCAAATACATCAACAGAGAAGTAACTGCCGAAGATGCGGAAAGGTACCAGACTATCTACGCAAAAGAAGAAGGAGCTGTAGCAGCGCCAACTGCTGGTTTACACTTTTCAAAACACCTTTTGAAAAAATTAGAAATCAAAGGAGTAAATTTTGCTGAGGTAACTTTACACGTTGGTTTAGGAACTTTCAATCCAGTTGAGGTTGAAGATTTATCTAAACACAAAATGGATTCAGAAGAATTGATTATCAATCAACAAGCTTGTGATATTGTAAATGAGGCGAAAGCAAAGAAAAAACGTATTTGTGCAGTAGGAACAACTTCTATGCGTGCAATCGAAAGTTCTGTTTCTTCTCAAAATACTTTAAATCCGTACGAAGGATGGACAAATAAATTTATTTTCCCTCCTCACGATTTCAGTATTGCAAACTGTATGATTACAAATTTCCACACACCAAAATCAACATTATTAATGATGATTTCTGCGTTCTGTGGTCATGATTTAATGAAAAAAGCATACGACGAAGCGATCAAAGAAGGATACAAATTCTATTCTTACGGAGACGCGATGTTAATTTTATAA
- the aroA gene encoding 3-phosphoshikimate 1-carboxyvinyltransferase, with protein MNLKLSTNSIFTIDNSQLNITGSKSETNRLLLLKALFPNITLANTSNSDDSEVMQKALAGNDEIVDIHHAGTAMRFLTAYFSVNEGREVVLTGSTRMQERPIKILVEALAQLGVEISYEKEEGYPPIRIKGKKVTASKVKLAANVSSQYISALLLVASKLDNGLELTLEGEITSIPYIKMTLALLNDLDIQTSFEGNVIKVFPKEAVASKEMVVESDWSSASYFFSLVALADAAKITLSSYKENSLQGDSELVSLYEKMGVKTTFQNNKMTLEKVSGFNYQDVNFELNNTPDIAQTIVVTCLGLGIGCHLTGLHTLKIKETDRLEALRIELTKLGANISVTNDSLTLERSENINQDVHIATYNDHRMAMAFAPLAIKVPIIIDDAEVVSKSYPDFWNDLKALNFQVSEL; from the coding sequence ATGAATTTAAAATTAAGCACGAATTCAATATTCACTATTGATAATTCGCAACTAAATATCACTGGTTCTAAAAGTGAAACCAATCGCTTATTATTACTAAAAGCTTTATTTCCAAATATCACTTTAGCCAATACTTCAAACTCAGATGACAGCGAAGTAATGCAGAAAGCCCTTGCAGGAAATGACGAAATTGTAGACATACATCACGCAGGAACTGCCATGCGTTTTCTTACAGCTTATTTTTCTGTTAACGAAGGCAGAGAAGTTGTACTGACAGGATCAACCAGAATGCAGGAACGACCAATCAAAATTTTGGTTGAAGCTTTGGCCCAATTAGGAGTTGAGATTTCATATGAGAAAGAAGAAGGTTATCCGCCAATCAGAATCAAAGGGAAAAAAGTTACGGCTTCAAAAGTAAAATTAGCTGCAAATGTAAGCAGTCAATATATTTCGGCACTTTTATTAGTAGCGTCAAAACTAGATAATGGTTTAGAACTGACTTTAGAAGGAGAAATCACTTCAATTCCATATATTAAAATGACTTTGGCTCTTTTAAATGATTTAGATATTCAAACTAGTTTTGAAGGAAACGTAATCAAAGTTTTTCCAAAAGAAGCAGTCGCATCAAAAGAAATGGTCGTAGAATCAGACTGGAGTTCTGCCTCTTATTTCTTTAGTCTTGTGGCTTTGGCAGATGCTGCAAAAATAACTCTAAGCAGTTATAAAGAAAACAGTTTACAGGGAGACTCAGAATTGGTTTCACTTTATGAAAAAATGGGAGTGAAAACTACTTTCCAAAACAATAAAATGACATTGGAAAAAGTTTCTGGATTCAATTATCAAGACGTAAATTTTGAATTGAACAACACACCAGATATTGCACAGACAATTGTAGTAACCTGTTTAGGGTTAGGCATTGGATGTCACTTAACTGGTCTTCATACTTTAAAAATCAAAGAAACGGACAGATTAGAAGCTTTAAGAATTGAGCTTACAAAATTAGGTGCCAATATTTCTGTAACCAATGACAGCTTGACTTTAGAACGTTCTGAAAATATTAATCAAGATGTTCATATTGCAACATACAACGATCACCGTATGGCAATGGCTTTTGCACCTTTAGCAATAAAGGTTCCAATTATTATCGATGATGCAGAAGTAGTTTCTAAATCATACCCAGATTTTTGGAACGATTTGAAAGCTTTGAACTTCCAAGTTTCAGAATTGTAG
- a CDS encoding YMGG-like glycine zipper-containing protein, which yields MKGLYIILAAILLTSCQNQSKQDLNKAKQASIDSMKVEINKQRVIDSMKTEMAKIKEEQRVESEKEKVVVVHQQATNGNTATTTTTTKKKGWSATAKGAVIGAGVGAATGAIVSKKKGEGAVIGGLAGAALGTGTGAVIDSKKKKE from the coding sequence ATGAAAGGCTTATATATAATTTTAGCGGCGATTCTTTTAACTTCTTGTCAAAATCAAAGTAAACAAGATTTAAATAAAGCCAAGCAAGCCAGTATTGATTCAATGAAAGTTGAGATTAATAAGCAACGAGTTATCGATTCAATGAAGACGGAAATGGCTAAGATAAAAGAAGAGCAAAGAGTTGAATCTGAAAAAGAGAAAGTTGTAGTGGTGCATCAGCAGGCTACAAACGGAAATACTGCAACAACTACTACTACAACCAAAAAGAAAGGCTGGAGCGCAACTGCTAAAGGTGCTGTGATTGGTGCGGGGGTTGGTGCTGCAACTGGAGCAATCGTCAGTAAGAAAAAAGGCGAAGGTGCTGTAATTGGAGGATTAGCCGGTGCCGCTTTAGGAACTGGGACTGGTGCTGTAATTGACAGTAAAAAGAAAAAAGAATAG
- a CDS encoding serine hydrolase yields the protein MKKSIKLIALFLLFQLSALSTFAQDKAQQIEQLLAKYNEYGQFNGSALIAENGKVILKKGFGSANMEWNIPNQPDTKFRLGSISKQFTALLIVKLAEEGKLKLDVPITTYLPDYPKENGDKITIHQLLTHTSGIPNYTSAPNFFKDKARNPYTPAEFVKTFSSLPLEFTPGEKFNYSNSGYFLLGYIIEKISKKTYEQYLQETVFTPLKMVNSGYDHSDVILKNRAAGYEKHGKQIVNAAYLDMSIPYAAGSLYSTVEDLYLWDQALYTNKLLSQKSMESLFKPYIKAWAGFYGYGWSTYEAPNGENSKLNIIEHGGGINGFNTIISRIPADKKLVVLLNNTGGTVLGEMNIAIRAILYNQPFNQPKKSLALDLLDIYNEKGAVKGTETYKKLKNDTSYAVKEGDMNRVGYQLLQDGKKKEAIEVFKINTENFPKSGNAYDSLGEAYLADGDKKSAIVNYKKSVELDPSNEAGKKVLEELSKGKTK from the coding sequence ATGAAAAAATCAATCAAACTAATTGCACTCTTTTTACTTTTCCAGCTCTCGGCACTTAGCACTTTTGCTCAAGATAAAGCACAACAAATTGAACAGCTTTTGGCTAAATATAATGAATACGGACAATTTAACGGCTCTGCATTGATTGCCGAAAACGGAAAAGTTATTTTAAAAAAGGGTTTTGGTTCTGCCAATATGGAATGGAATATTCCAAATCAGCCCGATACGAAATTTAGATTAGGTTCTATCAGCAAACAATTTACAGCACTTTTAATAGTAAAACTCGCTGAAGAAGGAAAATTAAAATTAGATGTTCCAATAACAACTTACCTGCCAGATTATCCAAAGGAAAATGGCGATAAAATTACGATTCATCAGTTGTTAACACACACCTCTGGAATTCCGAATTATACCAGCGCGCCAAACTTTTTTAAAGACAAAGCTCGAAATCCATATACTCCCGCAGAATTCGTAAAAACATTTTCAAGTCTGCCTCTTGAATTTACTCCCGGCGAAAAATTCAATTACAGTAATTCTGGGTATTTTTTATTAGGTTACATTATAGAGAAAATTTCAAAAAAAACGTACGAACAATATTTACAGGAAACTGTTTTTACCCCTTTAAAAATGGTTAATTCTGGTTACGATCACAGCGATGTCATTTTAAAAAACAGAGCGGCTGGATACGAAAAACACGGAAAACAAATTGTAAATGCAGCTTATCTTGATATGAGTATTCCATACGCAGCTGGATCTTTGTACTCTACTGTTGAAGATTTGTATTTATGGGATCAGGCGCTTTATACGAATAAACTGCTTTCACAAAAATCAATGGAATCTTTATTTAAACCTTACATTAAAGCATGGGCAGGTTTTTATGGATATGGATGGTCTACTTACGAAGCTCCTAATGGAGAAAACAGCAAATTGAACATTATTGAACATGGCGGCGGAATTAACGGATTTAATACAATCATTTCCCGCATTCCTGCAGACAAAAAGCTAGTTGTTTTATTAAATAATACAGGCGGAACTGTTTTAGGCGAAATGAACATTGCAATCCGTGCTATTTTATACAATCAGCCGTTTAATCAGCCTAAAAAATCGCTGGCTCTTGATTTATTAGATATTTACAATGAAAAAGGTGCTGTTAAAGGAACTGAAACGTATAAAAAACTAAAAAATGATACATCGTACGCTGTCAAAGAAGGAGATATGAATCGAGTTGGATATCAGTTACTGCAAGATGGAAAAAAGAAAGAGGCAATCGAAGTGTTCAAAATTAATACAGAAAACTTCCCGAAATCTGGAAATGCTTACGACAGTTTAGGAGAAGCTTATCTAGCAGACGGCGACAAAAAATCGGCAATTGTAAATTATAAAAAATCGGTAGAACTTGATCCTTCCAATGAAGCTGGGAAAAAAGTTTTAGAAGAACTTTCAAAAGGTAAAACAAAATAA
- a CDS encoding GNAT family N-acetyltransferase has product MNNQLLQTNIILENERVLLIPFENERNIELREIIFDDEIWKYMGMYVRNDQDFENYIQNTLKQKSDGICYPFLIIDKATNKVAGSTRYGYLNYASQKCEIGWTWYGKHFQGTGLNKACKYELLKFGFENIQFKRIQFSADLENLRSQRAIENLGALKEGLFRNNYVDSEGNSKDDVYYSIILEEWENTKRDYFATLLSKRK; this is encoded by the coding sequence ATGAATAACCAGCTGCTGCAAACAAATATCATTTTAGAAAACGAAAGGGTATTATTAATTCCGTTTGAAAACGAAAGAAACATCGAACTCAGAGAAATCATTTTTGATGATGAAATTTGGAAATATATGGGAATGTATGTTCGAAACGATCAAGATTTTGAAAATTACATCCAGAATACATTAAAACAAAAATCAGACGGAATTTGTTATCCGTTTCTTATTATCGACAAAGCCACAAATAAAGTTGCCGGAAGCACACGTTACGGTTATTTGAATTACGCGAGTCAAAAATGCGAAATTGGGTGGACTTGGTACGGAAAACATTTTCAAGGAACAGGTTTGAACAAGGCTTGCAAATATGAATTGTTGAAATTTGGTTTCGAAAACATTCAATTTAAAAGAATACAATTTAGTGCAGATCTGGAAAATTTAAGATCACAGAGAGCAATTGAAAATTTAGGTGCTTTAAAGGAAGGCTTGTTCCGAAATAATTATGTCGATTCTGAAGGCAACAGTAAAGACGATGTCTATTATAGCATTATTTTGGAAGAATGGGAAAATACAAAACGAGATTACTTTGCAACGTTATTATCTAAAAGAAAATAA
- a CDS encoding nuclear transport factor 2 family protein encodes MKIKQPIFQFKTILVGILLFQFQFGFSQEEKNSELYKIIMSKDSLLFNIGFNTCDMSQFENLFTDDLEFYHDKGGMSDKAVFISNFKKGLCGSPETYKSRRYLVPNTTEIYPLYNKGVLYGAMQMGIHQFYEKSVGKNESLEKAKENFGSTARFTHVWILTNGVWKLRRSFSYDHQTEQKN; translated from the coding sequence ATGAAAATCAAGCAACCCATTTTCCAGTTTAAAACAATTTTAGTTGGGATACTGCTTTTCCAGTTCCAATTTGGATTTTCTCAAGAAGAAAAAAATTCAGAATTATACAAAATAATTATGTCTAAGGACAGCCTGCTTTTTAATATTGGCTTTAATACCTGCGACATGTCACAATTTGAAAACCTGTTTACTGATGATCTTGAATTTTATCATGACAAAGGTGGTATGTCTGATAAGGCTGTGTTTATCTCCAATTTCAAAAAAGGCTTGTGTGGCTCACCTGAAACTTATAAATCTAGAAGATATTTAGTTCCAAACACTACAGAAATTTATCCATTATATAATAAAGGTGTTTTGTACGGTGCGATGCAAATGGGTATTCATCAGTTTTATGAAAAATCCGTTGGTAAAAATGAATCTCTTGAAAAAGCAAAAGAAAATTTTGGGAGCACAGCGAGATTTACCCATGTTTGGATACTAACAAATGGTGTTTGGAAATTGAGAAGATCTTTTAGTTATGATCATCAAACGGAACAAAAAAATTAA
- the kynU gene encoding kynureninase: protein MTFQNTREFAKQLDAQDALNHYQNEFIFPKVNDKRVIYFTGNSLGLQPKRTKAYVDEVMNDWAELAVEGHFYAQKPWWDYQERFAEPLSKIVGALPSEVTVMNTLTVNLHLLMVSFYQPKGKRYKIICEEKAFPSDQYMFQSQVHFHGYKPEDAIVEIKRREGEHNIRLEDVLSKIEEVGDELALVLIGGVNYYTGQVFDIKTITAAAQKAGAKVGWDLAHAAGNIKLELHDWNVDFAAWCSYKYMNSGPGNASGVFVHERHHNDPDLPRFAGWWGHNKERRFKMEPNFDPVHGAGGWQISNLPVLSLAPYLASVEMFAEVGMDALIAKRDHITSYLEFILHEIDKEVKGNFEIITPSNPEERASQLSVFLHGEGRSLFDYLMKNGVITDWREPNVIRLAPVPLYCSYEDMYDFGQILKTGILGK, encoded by the coding sequence ATGACTTTTCAAAATACACGCGAATTCGCGAAACAACTTGATGCTCAAGATGCATTAAATCATTATCAAAACGAATTTATTTTTCCAAAAGTGAATGATAAACGTGTTATATATTTCACAGGAAACTCTTTAGGATTACAGCCAAAACGCACCAAAGCTTATGTAGATGAAGTAATGAATGACTGGGCAGAATTGGCTGTCGAAGGTCACTTTTATGCACAAAAACCTTGGTGGGATTATCAAGAAAGATTTGCAGAACCGTTGAGTAAAATTGTAGGTGCACTTCCGTCCGAAGTTACTGTAATGAATACTTTGACGGTAAATCTTCATTTATTAATGGTTTCTTTTTATCAGCCAAAAGGAAAGCGTTATAAAATTATCTGCGAAGAAAAAGCATTTCCATCAGATCAATATATGTTTCAAAGTCAGGTTCATTTTCATGGATATAAACCAGAAGATGCTATCGTAGAAATTAAACGTCGCGAAGGCGAACACAATATTCGTCTTGAAGATGTTCTGTCAAAAATTGAAGAAGTTGGCGATGAACTGGCTTTGGTTTTAATTGGAGGTGTAAATTATTATACGGGGCAAGTTTTCGACATAAAAACTATTACTGCTGCCGCACAAAAAGCGGGTGCAAAAGTCGGCTGGGATCTCGCACATGCTGCTGGAAATATCAAATTAGAACTGCATGATTGGAATGTAGATTTTGCAGCTTGGTGCAGTTATAAATATATGAACTCAGGACCTGGAAATGCTTCTGGAGTTTTTGTTCACGAAAGACATCACAACGATCCAGATTTACCGCGTTTTGCAGGCTGGTGGGGACACAATAAAGAACGCCGTTTTAAAATGGAACCTAACTTTGATCCAGTTCATGGAGCAGGAGGATGGCAGATTAGTAATCTTCCAGTTCTTTCTTTAGCACCATATTTGGCTTCTGTAGAAATGTTTGCTGAAGTTGGAATGGACGCTTTAATTGCAAAACGTGATCATATTACCTCTTATTTAGAATTTATTCTGCACGAAATTGATAAGGAAGTAAAAGGAAATTTTGAAATTATTACACCTTCAAATCCAGAAGAAAGAGCTTCACAATTATCAGTTTTTCTTCATGGAGAAGGAAGGAGCTTATTCGATTATTTAATGAAAAACGGAGTAATTACAGACTGGCGTGAACCAAACGTAATTCGTTTAGCTCCAGTTCCATTATATTGTTCTTATGAAGATATGTACGATTTCGGACAAATTCTAAAAACAGGAATTTTAGGGAAGTAA
- a CDS encoding alpha/beta fold hydrolase, with product MKKPIAILFFILLNIYTVAAQTEISIPYGNNKEAGNYKDVNGIKMYYEIYGSGKPLVLLHGNGGSIKGHARRIEYFKNQFQVIAIDSRGHGKSTDTSNKQLNYKQMADDVSVLLDSLKIKDTYIWGQSDGGILGLLIAIHHPEKVSKLAAFGANLYPGKKAVYDEIDKLVMDTLKATKDPRTKNLYTLLAYQPDIKDKDLQKIKCPVLIMSGDRDAIRLEHSIEIFNNIENSNLFVMPGATHFGSYEKTELFNLVLSSFFNEPFKKTSTVDIFKGKK from the coding sequence ATGAAAAAACCAATCGCCATTTTATTTTTTATTTTGCTAAACATCTATACTGTGGCCGCTCAAACAGAAATTTCTATTCCGTACGGAAACAACAAAGAAGCTGGAAATTACAAAGATGTCAATGGCATTAAGATGTATTATGAAATTTATGGAAGCGGAAAACCTTTGGTCCTTCTGCACGGTAACGGCGGCTCGATAAAAGGACACGCACGCAGAATTGAATATTTTAAAAACCAATTTCAGGTTATTGCTATTGACAGCAGAGGACATGGAAAATCTACTGACACTTCAAACAAACAGCTGAATTACAAACAAATGGCAGACGATGTAAGTGTTTTACTAGATTCATTAAAAATCAAAGACACTTATATTTGGGGACAAAGTGATGGCGGAATTTTAGGTCTTTTAATAGCTATTCATCATCCTGAAAAAGTTTCTAAACTTGCTGCTTTTGGCGCCAACCTATATCCTGGCAAAAAAGCTGTGTACGATGAAATCGATAAATTGGTAATGGATACTTTAAAAGCTACTAAAGATCCTCGCACCAAAAACCTTTATACATTGTTAGCCTATCAGCCAGATATTAAAGATAAAGATTTGCAAAAAATTAAATGTCCTGTTTTAATTATGTCTGGAGATAGAGATGCTATCAGGTTGGAGCACTCGATTGAGATTTTTAATAACATTGAAAATTCTAATTTATTTGTAATGCCAGGCGCTACACATTTTGGTTCTTATGAAAAAACAGAACTTTTTAATTTGGTTTTATCAAGTTTCTTTAACGAACCTTTCAAAAAAACTTCAACTGTTGATATTTTTAAAGGGAAGAAATAA